The stretch of DNA CGGCCGCTTCGACTGGACCAGCCGGACCACCGAGCTGCCCGCCCTCTGCGAGCAGCTCCGGGCACTCCCCGACCAGGACCGCCCCCGGCCCGACCCGGTCTACCAACTGGTCCGGTTCACCAAGGCCTGAGCCAGGGCGACGGCCCTCGGTGGCCCCGGTAAATGCTGCTCGGCATCGGTCGGGCCGGCCTGTACGGCCTGCCGGGCGGCCAACCGACCTGGGCCCCGGCCGGCCGAGCAGCGCTGGAACAAGTGCTCGCCCACCGCCGGTGATCCGCCGACCCGGTAGCCTCGCGCGGGTGAAACGGGTACTGATCACCGGGATGTCGGGTACGGGCAAGTCCGCGCTGCTGAACGAGCTCGCCGCGCGCGGCCACCGGGCGGTGGACACGGACGAGGCCGAGGAGGTCTGGTTCGAGACGGTGGACGGCGAGCGGCTCTGGCGGGTCGACCGGATCCAGGAGTTGCTGCGCAGCGAGCCCGGCGGGCCGGGGGAGGTGCTGTTCGTCCAGGGGACCACGCGCAACCAGGGGCGGCTCTACCCCTGGTTCGACGAGATCGTCCTGCTGAGCGCCCCGACCGAGGTGCTGGTCGAACGGCTCAGGACCCGCACCTCGAACCCGTACGGCAAGGACCCAGCCGAACTCGCCGAGATCCTCGGCCACCTGGAGACGGTGGAACCACTGCTCCGCGCCTCCGCCACCCTGGAGGTGGTCACCACCGTCCCGGTGCCCGTCGTCGCGGACGTCGTCCTCACCCACGTCCTGCGGGAGTGCGGCTGATCCGGCGGGCCAGCGCGGTGCGGCCGCGGAGGTAGCCGGTCCAGAGCAGGGAGGTCAGACGGCGGCGGATCACTGCGGTGCCCCGGCCTCGTTGCGCGTCCCGGCGGTGGTGGTGGCGGCGGAGGCAGCAGCGGAGACGGCGGTGGGGACCTGGAGGGAGCCGTAGCGCTCCATCCGCTGCCAGCGCAGGCGAGAGCCGGCCACGGCGGTGATCACCGACTGGATCACCACCAGGTACATCAGCTGCCGGTAGACGAACTGCTGGAGCGGCAGGCTCCAGAGCGGCCCGAGCCGCTCGCCGTCGAGGCGGAAGGCGTAGACGCCCATGGCGAGTTGGAGGGCGAGGAAGGCGGCGAAGAGGCCGAGCACCCGCCCCGGGCCGATGAAGACCAGGCCGTAGACGGTGGTCACGTCCACGGCCGGGGCGAGCAGCGGCAGCAGCACCTGGAACATCAGCAGGTAGAGCAGCCCCCGGCGGCCCAACTTGCCGGACTGGCCGCGCTGGCCGATCGCGCTGCGGTGCTTCCACATCGCCTGCAGGGTGCCGTAGCACCAACGGTACCGCTGGCGCCAGAGGGCGGAGAGCGAGGCGGGGGCCTCGGTCCAGGCGTGGGCGCGTTCCTCGTACACGACCCGCCAACCCGCCCGGCAGAGCGCCATGGTGAGGTCGGTGTCCTCGGCCAGGGTGGTCTCGCTGACCCCGCCGAGCCGGAGCAGGGCCGAGCGGCGGAAGGCGCCGACCGCGCCGGGCACGGTGGGCATGCACTGGGCCAGGTCGAAGAGCCGGCGGTCCAGGTTGAAGCCGATCACGTACTCGATGTGCTGCCAACGCCCGAGCAGGCCACCTCGGTTGACCACCTTGGCGTTGCCGGAGACGGCGCCCACCCGGGGGTCGCCGAAGGGTTGGACGAGCAGGCGGACGGCGTCCGGTTCGAAGACGGTGTCACCGTCCACCATCACCACCAGTTCGTGGCTGGCGGCGCGGATGCCGGTGTTGAGCGCGGCCGGCTTGCCCGCGTTGGGCTGGCGGATCACCCGGACGCCGGGCAGGCCGAGGGATTCGACCAGGTCGGCCGTGCCGTCGGTGGAGCCGTCGTCCACCACGATCACCTCCACCAGGTGGTCAGAGGCGAGCAGCGAGCGGACGGCGGGTTCGATGCCGGCCCGCTCGTTGTAGGCGGGCACGATCACGCTGACCGGCCCGGTGATCGGCGGCCCCCAGGGCGTCGCGCGCAGCCGCCGGTGCCGGCGGGCCGCGACCAGCACGGCGATCGCGCGCAGCACGCTGATCCCGCCGGCCGCGTAGAGCAGCCAGCCCAGCAGGTCCAGCCCCCAGCCGCTGCCCTTGAGCACCCCGATCAGCGCCAGCCCCTGCCAGTGGTCGGCGGCGGTGGCCGGACGGTTGGCGGCCGGCAGCCCGACGGCCTCGCTCACGGTGGCGAAGTGGAAGCCCTGGGACTTGAGTTGGGGCAGCAGTGCGGCCAGTGCCGTGACGGTCTGCGACCGGTCGCCACCCGCGTCGTGCATCAGCAGCACCTGCCCGGTGCCCCGGGCCGGGGTCGCGTTGGTGAGGATCCTGGCCACTCCCGGGCGCTGCCAGTCCTCGCTGTCCTGGGTGGTGAGGACGGTCAAGTAGCCTTCGGTACCTGCTTGTTGCACGGCTGCCCAGTCGGCATCCCGGAGCGAGTCGTTGCCCGCGGAGTACGGTGGGCGGAGCAGCGAGCTGGTCACGCCGGTCGCTCCGGCCACCGCCAGCTGGGTCTCGCGCAGCTCCATCGAGCGCTGCCAGGCGGGCAGTTGGCTCAGATCGGGGTGGCTGAAGGTGTGGATGCCGAGTTGGTGGCCCTCGGCCACGATCCGCCGGGTGAGCTCCGGGTTGGCGGCCACCTGGGTGCCGATCACGAAGAAGGTGGCGTGCACGCCGTTGCGGTGCAGCACGTCCAGGATCTGCGGAGTCCAGCGCGGGTCCGGCCCGTCGTCGAAGGTGAGCGCGATGGTGTCGGGCCTCGGCCCGGCCGTGCGGGCGGGCCGCGCGGCGCTGTCGATCACCGGCCCGCCCTGCACCACCTGGGCGGGCACCGCGCCGGCCGCCCCCTCGTGGTCGGCCGCGCCGTCCGGGGTGGAGCCGAACATGTGCTGGGTGTAGCCCTGGATGAGCAGCGCCGCCGAGAGGGTGAGGATCAGCGTGGTGAGCAGCAACCAGTGGGTGCGCAGCGGTACTTGGCGGACCTTGCCGCGGCGCCCGGCGGAGCCGGGGGAGGCCGGACGGTGGGAGTCGGCTCGAGCCTGGCGGCGTGGGGCCTTGCGGCGCGCACGGGACATGGAGGTGCTCTTCTTCGTCGTGGACGGTGGGGCTGGGCTACCGGAACGGGGACGCCGGCTGGGTCTACTGGTGCGGGCGGTGGGTGGAGTGCCCGTGTCCCGGGGTGGGGCTCGGGTGGCCGGGCGGGGTCGTGGGTGGCGGCGGGGTGGGTGGGGCCGTGACCGGTGCGACCGGGGGTTGCGGGGCTCCGGTCGAGGGTGTGCCGGCGGGCCGGTTGCTCGGGTGGGCGGCCGGTGCGGCGGCCGGGCGGCTCGCCCGGGCCGAGGGCGCGGGGCTCGGCCCGGCCGGGGAGTCGGCGGCCGTCGCGGCGGTGGCGGCGGAGGGCGTGGCGGCCGGCGCGGCGGGCAGCGGGAGGAAGGAGGAGTGCACGGTCGGCCCACCCAGCAGCGTGCTGGAGAGCAGCCCGAGGTAGCCGACCGCCGGCACCACGAGCAACCGCCCGACCCGCCGCACCCGCCGCTGCCGCCGACCCGAGGCATCCACGAACACCGGTCCGTCCGCCGCCGGCCCGGCCACCCGCCGGAACGCCAACGTCTGCCGCCCGGCGGCAGGGGCGGCGGGAGCGAGTGCGGGTGCGGGTGCGTGAGCGGGGGTCGGGGGGAGCGCAACGGTGGGATCGCCCGATGCCGCCGGCATGGCGGGGAGGACGGCGGTGGGTGCACCGGAGGCCGCGAGCGGGTACGCGCCCCCGTGCCCGGGTGCGTCGAAGCCGGGCAGCCCGTGTTCGGGTACGGCGGAGCCGACCGCCGCCCAGCCGGGGAACGCCTGCCCGGGTGGGGTGGAGCCGGGAGCCGTGGGGGGCTCGGGGTGCTGGGGGCTCGTGTTGGTCCTCATCTCACCTTCCCCAGCGTTGCCGCGTTCGATTCCGTCACCTCGGACGCCGGGAGGAATGGTGAAGGTCCCGGGGAGGTGGTGCGCGTGCCCCGTCGGCACCGGGCGGCGGCGCCGGAGCGGACTCCGTGGGGCCGGGCGTGCCATGATCGGCTCATGTCGTTCAAGGTTGCCGTTCTCGCCTCGCACCACGGATCCAACCTCCGCGCCCTGACGGCCGCCGCCGCCCGGCCGGAGTCGGCCTTCGAGGTCGCCCTGGTGGTGAGCAACAACAGCGCCTCCGGCGCGCTGGTCCACGCCCGCGAGCTGGACATCCCGTGGCTGCACCTCTCGGGCCGTACCCACCCGGACCCGGAGCAGCTCGACCTCGCCCTGCTGGCTGCGCTGACCGACCGCCACGTCGACCTGGTCGTGACGGCCGGCTACCTGCGCAAGATCGGCCCGTTCACCTTGAGCGGGTACGGCGGGCGGATCGTCAACGTCCACCCCTCCCTGCTGCCCCGGCACGGCGGCCCGGGCATGCACGGCCTGCACGTCCACGAGAGCGTGCTGGCCGCCGGGGACACCGTCTCGGGGGCCTCCGTCCACCAGGTCACCGCCGACTACGACGAGGGCCCGGTGATCGCCCGCCGCGAGGTGCCGGTGCTCCCGACGGACACGGTGGAGACCCTGGCCGCCCGCGTCCTGACCGCCGAGCACGCCCTGCTGGCCGAGACCGTCCAGGCCCTGGCCATCGCCCACGCCGACCACTGAGCCGCCCCGGCCCACTGAGCCGCCCCGGCCCACTGGGTCCCGCCGATCACTGGGTCCCGCCGATCACTGAGCCGCGCGGGCTGCTGAGCCGCGCGGCCCACCCGCTGCGCGTCCGCATCCCGCGCGGCCTGATGGCCGAGGCCCAGCCCGTCCCGTCGTTCGCCGAGCCGTGCCGCGACCGGGTGGAGGGCCGCCGGGCCGTGGTGCTCGACCTGCCGGCCCGGGGCGTGCGGCTGCTGCGCGATTGGGCCTGTTCTGGTAGCGCCTGCTGGTCGGCCACCAGCCGCTGCACCCGGCCCAAGCTGGCGGCCGGCCACGTGGGTCAGCCCTCCTGCCAGGCCGAATCGCGCAGCAGCCGCAGGCCGTTGAGCCCGACCAGCACGGTCGAACCCTCGTGGCCGGCCACGCCCAGCGGCAGTGGCAGGTGGCCGACCAGGTCCCAGAGCACCAGGGCGGTGATGAACACCCCGGCCAGCACCAGGTTCTGCACCACCAGGCGGCGGGCGCGGCGGGAGAGCCGGAGGGCGGCGGGCAGGGCGCCGAGTTCGTCGTGCACCAGGACGGCGTCGGCGGTGTCCAGGGTGAGGTCGGCGCCGGAGCGGCCCATCGCCACGCCCATGTGGGCGGCGGCCAGCGCGGGGGCGTCGTTGACGCCGTCGCCGACCATCAGTACCCGGTGGCCGGTCTGGGTCAACTCCCGCACGGCCGCCACCTTCTGGTCCGGCAGCAGGCCGGCCCGGATGGCCGGGACGCCGGTCTCGGCGGCCAGTCGGGCGGCGGCGCGCGGGTTGTCGCCGGTGAGCAGCACCGGTAGTTCGGCGGAGCGGGTGGTGAGCCCGGCCAGGGCGGCCACCGCCGGCGCGGCGCCGGCCCGCGGGCGGTCGGTCAGCCCGAGCAGGCCGACCGGTCGGCCGTCCCGCAGCACCGCCACCGCCGTGCAGCCGGCCTCCTCCAACTCGGCCGCCACGGCGGAGGGTTCGTCAAGCAGCCGGGCCGGGCTGCCGACCGTCACCGCGTGGCCTTCGACCAGGGCGGTCACGCCGGTGCCGGGGGTGGAGGAGAACTCCAGGGCCGGGCCGAGGGTCAGGCCGCGCTCGCGGGCCGCCGTGACCAGGGCGCGGCCGAGCGGGTGCTCGCTGGGGTGCTCGGCGGCGGCCGCCAGGGCGAGCAGGGCCTCGGGGGTGAGCTCGGAGCCGGGCAGCGGGCGGAGCTCGGTGAGCCGGGGGAGGCCCTCGGTCAGGGTGCCGGTCTTGTCGAGGGCGAGCGCGTCCGCCTGGCCGAGGCGCTCCATCACCACGGCCGACTTGACCAGCAGGCCGTGCCGCCCGGCGTTGGCGATGGCGGAGAGCAGCGGCGGCATGGTGGCCAGCACCACCGCGCAGGGGGAGGCCACGATCATGAAGGTCATGGCCCGCAGCAGGCTGGCCGAGGCCGCCGCGCCGAGGGCGAGCGGCACGGCGAAGACCAGCAGGCTGGCGGCCACCATGCCGAGCGAGTAGCGCTGTTCGATCCGCTCCACGAAGAGCTGGGTGGGCGCCTTCGTGGTGGCGGCCTCCTCGACCAGGGCGACGATCCGCGCGATCACCGAGTCGGCCGGGTCGCGGTCGACCCGGACGCGCAGCGCGCCGGTGCCGTTGAGGGTGCCGGCGAAGACCTCGTCGCCGGGCTGCTTGGCGACGGGCAGCGGTTCGCCGGTGATGGTGGACTGGTCGACCTCGCCGGTGCCCGCGAGCACGGTGCCGTCGGCTCCGATCCGCTCGCCCGGGCGGATCAGCAGGGTGTCGCCGACGGCCAGGCACTCGGTGGGCACGGTCTGTTCGGAGCCTCCCCCAGCCTCCGGCTGGGAGGTGCCCCCTGGCAGCAGTCGGGTGGCGGTGGCGGGCGCGAGGTCGAGCAGCCCGCGCACCGAGTCGGCGGTGCGGGCGGTGGCCAGCGCCTCCAGCGCACCGGAGGTGGCGAAGATGACGATCAGCAGGGCGCCGTCGGTGAGTTGGCCGAGCGCGGCGGCGGCCAGCGCGGCCACGATCATCAACAGGTCGACGTCCAGGGTGCGCTCGCGCAGTGCCTGGAGCCCGGCCCAGGCCGGCTCCCAGCCGCCGGTGGCGTACGCGGCGGCATAGAGCCCGCCCCAGAGCCAGCCGGGCGCGCCCGTCAGCTGGAGCGGCAGGGCCAGGGCGAAGCGCCACCGCCCGCGAGCGCCTGGACGCCGTCGGCCCGGCCAGTGTCGCCGCGACCCTCCAGGCCCTGGCTACTCCGTCCCGGCTGCTGATCCTCGCCCGGCTGCACGAGGGCCCGTGCGCCGCCACCGAACTCGCCGCCGCCGTCGGCATGGAGCAGTCCGCCTGCTCGCACCAGCTGCGCCTGCTGCGCAACCTCGGCCTGGTGGTCGGCGAGCGGAACGGCCGCTCGGTGGTCTACGCGCTGCACGACCACCACGTGGCCGAGCTGCTCGACCAGGCGCTCTTCCACGTCGAGCACCTGCGGCTCGGGGTCAGCGACCCGGTCTGACCAGGTCCGACCGGGCCTGACCAGGTCTAGCCCGGCTCGGTCGTACGGCCCGTGGGCCCGGCCGGGGGCCGGACCCACGGGGGTGGGGTCAGAGGAGAAGGCCCAGGGCGGGGTGCCAGAGCAGCGGGTACGGGTACGGGTAGACCACGGCCGGGCCGTAGGCCACGGGCTGTGGGGCGACGGGGGTCAGGTAGACCACGCCGGGGGAGGGGGCCCGCTGGGCGGTCGCGACCGCCTCC from Kitasatospora sp. MMS16-BH015 encodes:
- the purN gene encoding phosphoribosylglycinamide formyltransferase, which produces MSFKVAVLASHHGSNLRALTAAAARPESAFEVALVVSNNSASGALVHARELDIPWLHLSGRTHPDPEQLDLALLAALTDRHVDLVVTAGYLRKIGPFTLSGYGGRIVNVHPSLLPRHGGPGMHGLHVHESVLAAGDTVSGASVHQVTADYDEGPVIARREVPVLPTDTVETLAARVLTAEHALLAETVQALAIAHADH
- a CDS encoding AAA family ATPase; amino-acid sequence: MKRVLITGMSGTGKSALLNELAARGHRAVDTDEAEEVWFETVDGERLWRVDRIQELLRSEPGGPGEVLFVQGTTRNQGRLYPWFDEIVLLSAPTEVLVERLRTRTSNPYGKDPAELAEILGHLETVEPLLRASATLEVVTTVPVPVVADVVLTHVLRECG
- a CDS encoding metalloregulator ArsR/SmtB family transcription factor produces the protein MDAVGPASVAATLQALATPSRLLILARLHEGPCAATELAAAVGMEQSACSHQLRLLRNLGLVVGERNGRSVVYALHDHHVAELLDQALFHVEHLRLGVSDPV
- a CDS encoding heavy metal translocating P-type ATPase, translated to MMIVAALAAAALGQLTDGALLIVIFATSGALEALATARTADSVRGLLDLAPATATRLLPGGTSQPEAGGGSEQTVPTECLAVGDTLLIRPGERIGADGTVLAGTGEVDQSTITGEPLPVAKQPGDEVFAGTLNGTGALRVRVDRDPADSVIARIVALVEEAATTKAPTQLFVERIEQRYSLGMVAASLLVFAVPLALGAAASASLLRAMTFMIVASPCAVVLATMPPLLSAIANAGRHGLLVKSAVVMERLGQADALALDKTGTLTEGLPRLTELRPLPGSELTPEALLALAAAAEHPSEHPLGRALVTAARERGLTLGPALEFSSTPGTGVTALVEGHAVTVGSPARLLDEPSAVAAELEEAGCTAVAVLRDGRPVGLLGLTDRPRAGAAPAVAALAGLTTRSAELPVLLTGDNPRAAARLAAETGVPAIRAGLLPDQKVAAVRELTQTGHRVLMVGDGVNDAPALAAAHMGVAMGRSGADLTLDTADAVLVHDELGALPAALRLSRRARRLVVQNLVLAGVFITALVLWDLVGHLPLPLGVAGHEGSTVLVGLNGLRLLRDSAWQEG
- a CDS encoding bifunctional polysaccharide deacetylase/glycosyltransferase family 2 protein, whose translation is MSRARRKAPRRQARADSHRPASPGSAGRRGKVRQVPLRTHWLLLTTLILTLSAALLIQGYTQHMFGSTPDGAADHEGAAGAVPAQVVQGGPVIDSAARPARTAGPRPDTIALTFDDGPDPRWTPQILDVLHRNGVHATFFVIGTQVAANPELTRRIVAEGHQLGIHTFSHPDLSQLPAWQRSMELRETQLAVAGATGVTSSLLRPPYSAGNDSLRDADWAAVQQAGTEGYLTVLTTQDSEDWQRPGVARILTNATPARGTGQVLLMHDAGGDRSQTVTALAALLPQLKSQGFHFATVSEAVGLPAANRPATAADHWQGLALIGVLKGSGWGLDLLGWLLYAAGGISVLRAIAVLVAARRHRRLRATPWGPPITGPVSVIVPAYNERAGIEPAVRSLLASDHLVEVIVVDDGSTDGTADLVESLGLPGVRVIRQPNAGKPAALNTGIRAASHELVVMVDGDTVFEPDAVRLLVQPFGDPRVGAVSGNAKVVNRGGLLGRWQHIEYVIGFNLDRRLFDLAQCMPTVPGAVGAFRRSALLRLGGVSETTLAEDTDLTMALCRAGWRVVYEERAHAWTEAPASLSALWRQRYRWCYGTLQAMWKHRSAIGQRGQSGKLGRRGLLYLLMFQVLLPLLAPAVDVTTVYGLVFIGPGRVLGLFAAFLALQLAMGVYAFRLDGERLGPLWSLPLQQFVYRQLMYLVVIQSVITAVAGSRLRWQRMERYGSLQVPTAVSAAASAATTTAGTRNEAGAPQ